In Subdoligranulum variabile, the genomic stretch AGTGGTGTTTCTCGTAGTAGACACGGATGCCCTTGAGCACCTCGATGGTGTCCTGGATGGAGGGTTCCTCCACCTTGACGGGCTGGAAGCGCCGTTCCAGGGCGGAGTCCTTCTCAATATATTTGCGGTATTCCGCAAACGTCGTGGCGCCGATGACCTGCATCTGTCCGCGGGAGAGGGCCGGTTTCATGATGTTGGCGGCGTTCATGGCGCCGTCCGAGTCACCGGCCCCCACAATGGAATGGATCTCGTCGATGAACAGGATGATGTTGCCGGCCGCCTTCACCTCGCTGATGAGTCCCTTGACCCGCTGCTCGAACTGGCCGCGGAACTGGGTGCCGGCGATGAGGGCCGTCATGTCCAGCAGGTAGATCTCCTTGTCCTGCAGCCGCGCCGGGACCTTGCCTTCCGCGATGCGCTGGGCGATGCCTTCGGCGATGGCCGTCTTGCCCACGCCCGCCTCACCGATGAGGCAGGGGTTGTTCTTCTGGCGGCGGCAGAGGATCTGGATGGTGCGGTAGATCTCCCGGTCGCGGCCGATGATCCGGTCGGTCTTGCCGTCCCGGGCCTTCTGGGTCAGGTTCTCGCAGTAGGTGTCCAGGAACTTGCGGCGGGGCGTTTTGTCCTTTTTGCCGTTCTTGCCGCCCTTGCCCTGGTCCCCGTTCTGGCGCTGGGCGCCGAACCCGAAGGGGAAGACCGGCGAACCGCCGGGCACAAAATCGTCCTGGGCGCCTTCTTCGGGGGCGTCCTCCCCGGTGGGGGTCAGCGCGCCGGACTCGGCGGCTTCCTGCAGGAAGGAACTCATCCGTTCCTCCATATTTTCCAGATCCTGGTCGGACATACCAAATTGTTTCATCAGATCATCCACCGGCTGGATATGCATGGCCCGGGCGCAGGTCAGGCAGTAGCCTTCCTGCACCGGTTTGCCGTTTTCCATCCGCTGGACAAAGACCACAGCGGGACGCTTTTTGCAGCGTACACAAAGCATAGGTTTCACCTCTCTATAAGAAAAAGCATTCGCTTGTAAATTCCGATGGTTCTATTATCGGGCGAACCTACGGTTTTTGCAAGCGATGGCTGGGATTGTTTAGAATTTTTTCATTTAATAATGTGTCAGAAACGGATTGAAGGCGCCGAAAATGCTGTACCCCACGCTCTGGTCCAGAATGTGCAGCGTGAAGAATTCCACCGAGCCGGCGGTCACACTGGCCAGGAACCACAAAAGCAGCGCCAGCAGCCAGCAGTCCAGTGCACCGGTGGCAAGGCCCAGCACAAGGCCCAGCAGCCGGTTGAGGCCGCCCACCAGCGGTATGGCGTTGACACCACGGAACAGCCCCACCAGCAGCCGGAAGATCCACCGCACCGCCATGCAGAGCACCACAAAAAGCAGCACCTGCACGAAGGGCAGCAGGATGGGTTCCAGCGCCGTGGTGATCTGACCGGGCAGGGTATCCCCCGCCCCCTGGACCAGCTGGGCCAGGGTGGTACGCACCGTTTCCGGCAGGAAATCCAGTCCCTGGACGGCGGCTGCCAGATCCCCGCCCGACTGGGCCACGGCGGTCTCCACCTTTTCCGAGACCGAACCGCTGAGGAACTGGTCATAGATGGGTCCCGCCAGGGTGCGGCTGGCCCACACCGCCACCCCGACGCCCACCACGGCGCCGATGAGCTCGGTCAGGCCGGCCAGAAAGCCCTTGCGCCAGCTGGCCACCGCCGCAAAGGCGAACACAACCAAAAAAATCAGATCATAGATCCATGCTATCATACAATACAGAGTCCTTTCCCTATCATTCATCGGGCGGCGTCAGCACGTCCGCCTGGCTGCCGGAGAAGACCAGCAGCTTGTCGGCTTCCAGCACCGCCACCGGATGAGCTGCCAGATCGTCCTGCAGCCAGTTCTGCACACCGTCGTAGCTGTAGCATTCCACGGCGTTGGGGCAGAGCAGATAGACGTCGGTGTCGGTGGCCGTCACGCCGTAGGCCTGGCGGGCGGGGATCTCGGCCAGGACGGTCAGATCCTCGTCAAAGGTCACCAGGCTGTTGCCGCCGCGGATGTTCAGCAGCAGCGCTGTCTGCCGGGTGCCGGGTGCGGCACTCTGCAGTGTGGCACCGCCGAAGTCATAGCGCGCGGTCTCGGTGGCCGTGCGCGGGTCCAGCACCGCAATGTAGGTGTCGAACACAGCTACCACACGGTTATCGGTCTGCCAGTCCAGGCGCAGCAGCATGCTTCCCTGGCTTGCCTGGTAGACCGGTCCCTCCTCGGTGTCTGCGGTATCCATGAAGTAGACATTGCAGCTGAGCTGCCCGTCCCGCGCCGCCAGCGTACCAGCCGCAAAGCGGCGGTTGTCCGGAGCAAAATCCAGCGCGATGGGCGTGCCCTCGCTCTGGGTCATCTGCCAGCTGTAGGTGGGATTGAAGGATGGATCGAAGATCTGCAGCTGGGCGGTATAGCGTCCCGATTCGGTAACCACCGCCAGCGTATTGTTGTTGGACATGGCACACAGCAGGATGCCTTCGTCGAAGGTGCGGGTAAAGAGGCTGCGGGTCCGGCTGGACACCTGCAATTCGTTGCCGGCGCGGTTGTAAACCACGAACCGGGTACCTCCCACCGCCAGCACCGGGCGGGCGTAGGAGGGCTGGAATTCATACACCTGGCTGCCGTAGGCGGAATAGACCACCACGTCCTCGCTGCCCAGCTCCACGAATCCGCCGGCCAGTTCTTCGATCTGCAGCGGTTCGGTGATACCGGTGTTCACCGGCCAGCTGCCGCTGCCCCGGTTGAGGTAGAGTGTCAGGCTGTCCACACCGTCGGCCAGCAGGGCAATGGAGGCCGACATGGCCCCCGTAAAGATGGCGATGAACAGCGCAATGATGAGCACCACCACCCCCAGCGCGATGGTGCGGCGGCGCTGCCGCTGTTTGAACAGCGGCGTCAGGGATTTGAGGTTGGTGGTCTGGGTTTTGTCGGGCGTCGGGGGCGTTGCGGAAGGTTCACCGCGCCGTACCGGCTGCGGTGTGCGCAGCCCGATGTCTCCGCTGGTACCGGGGATGGGTTTGGTGGAGGTATGCCCCTGTTCCCGCGCCAGCATCCGCTGCCGGCGTTCCTGGCGTTCCTTTTCGGCTTTGTTCACGAGGGGCTTCCCTCCTTTCCGGGTAGTGCGTTACAGGTCCGGGTAGGCCACATCTTCGAGAAACAGCCCCTTGGCAGGCAGCGTCGGGCCGGCCTGGCGGCGGTCCCGGCTCTGCAGCAGGGCGGGGATGGAATCCGGCGTGCGCTTGTGCAGCCCGGCTTCCACCAGCGTTCCCGCCAGGATACGGACCATATTGTACAGGTAACCGTCGGCAGTGACGGTAATGACAAAACGGTCACCGCAGCGGGACACCGTGCACCGGGAGATGGTACGCACGGTATCACCGTGGGCAGCGACCGAAGAACCCGACGCACACAGCGCCAGGAAGTCATGGGTACCGACGAACTGCGCGGCCGCCGCCTGCATGGCGGCAAGGTCCAGCGGCTGGGCTACCCGGTGACAGGTGTCCAGCGTAAAGGGGTCGTCGATACGTGCATTGAGGATGTGGTAGCAGTAGGTTTTTTCGTGGGCGGCGTAGCGGGCGTGGAAACCCTCCGGCACCGCCTGCACCGCCAGGGCACGGATGTCCGGCGGCAGATGGGCGTTGAGCGCCGGCACGATCTTTTCTGCCGGAACTCTGCCAGTATAGCAGAAACTGAGCGCGAAACGCCGCGCATGAACGCCTGCATCGGTGCGGGAGCAGCCTTTTACGTCGGGGCGGCTGCCCAGGACCGCCTGCATGGCGTCCTGCAGCACGGCGCAGACGGTGGGGGCGTTGGGCTGCACCTGAAATCCCGCATAGTTTGTCCCCTTATAGGTGATCCACAAAAGATACGTCATCCTACCAGCCCCGGCACAAAAAAGCGTGTGGAAACGATGACCGCCAGCGCAACGGCCAGCACCACGGCGCAGCGGGCGTCGGCGGCGGTGAACCGCAGCTGCTTGAGGCGGGTACGGCCCTCACCGCCGTGGTAGCAGCGGCATTCCATGGCCATGGCCAGCTCGTCGGCCCGACGGAAGGCCGAGATGAACAGCGGAATAAGGATGGGCACCAGCGCCTTGATGCGCTGGGTGAACTTGCCGGTGTCCAGCATGGCGCCGCGGGCCTTCTGGGCGTTCATGATCTTCTCGGTCTCCTCGATAAGGGTGGGGATGAACCGCAGGGCAATGGTCATCATCATGGCCAGCTCATGCACCGGGAAGTGCACCTTTTCCAGCGGCCGGAGCAGATTTTCGATGGCATCCGTCAGGACGATGGGGCTGGTGGTGTAGGTCAGCAGGCTGGTGCCCGCAATGAGGGCGCAGACCCGCACCGCCAGCAGGATGGCATAGCGCACACCCTCGGCGTAGATTTTGAAGACCCAGAAATGCATCAGCGGTTCCCCCTGCCCCGTGACGAAGAAGAGGTTGAGCACCGCCGTGAAGATGACGATGGGCACGATGGGTTTGAGGCTGCGCAGGATCAGTTTGCCGGGGATCCGGGCTACCCGGTAGAGCACGGCCAGCAGCAGCAGGGACAGGGCAATGCCCAGGGGATTGGCCGCCACGAAGAGCACCACGATATAGGCGATGGTGGCGATGAGTTTGAGCCGCGGGTCACATTGATGGATGACCGAACGTCCGGGATAGTATTGCCCGATGGTAATGTCTTTGAGCATTTACTCCACCCCCTTGTTCTGTCTGGCGGCCAGGGCTTTCTGGATGGTCTTGACTGCATAGGGAATGGTGTAGACGTCGGTGGGGATATCCAGGCCCATCTTGCGCAGTTTGAGGAAGATCTGGGTCACCTGGGGCACCGAAAGCCCCAGATCCAGCAGTTCCTGGGCACGGGCAAAGACCTTTTCCACCGTGTCGTACATGGCGATGCCCGCCTTGTGCAGTACCAGCACCCGGTTGGCGTATTTGGCGATATCCTCCATGGAGTGGCTGACCAGCAGCACGGTGATACCGGTTTTTTCGTGGTAGGCCTTGATCTGGCCGAGAATGGTGTCCCGGCCTTCGGGGTCGAGGCCCGCGGCGGGTTCATCCAGCACCAGCACCCGGGGCTGCATGGCCATGACGCCGGCAATGGCTACCCGGCGCTTCTGGCCGCCGGACAGCTCGAAGGGGCTTTTTTCCAGCAGTTCGTCGCTGAGACCCACAAAAGCCGCCGCTTCCTTGACGCGGCGCTGGATCTCGGCTTCGTCCAGACCCATATTCCGCGGACCGTAGGCGATGTCCTTGGCGCAGGTCTCCTCGAAAAGCTGGTACTCGGGGTACTGCATGACCAGGCCCACCAGGAACCGGAAGGAGCGCAGGTCCG encodes the following:
- a CDS encoding CvpA family protein; protein product: MIAWIYDLIFLVVFAFAAVASWRKGFLAGLTELIGAVVGVGVAVWASRTLAGPIYDQFLSGSVSEKVETAVAQSGGDLAAAVQGLDFLPETVRTTLAQLVQGAGDTLPGQITTALEPILLPFVQVLLFVVLCMAVRWIFRLLVGLFRGVNAIPLVGGLNRLLGLVLGLATGALDCWLLALLLWFLASVTAGSVEFFTLHILDQSVGYSIFGAFNPFLTHY
- a CDS encoding DUF5711 family protein; protein product: MNKAEKERQERRQRMLAREQGHTSTKPIPGTSGDIGLRTPQPVRRGEPSATPPTPDKTQTTNLKSLTPLFKQRQRRRTIALGVVVLIIALFIAIFTGAMSASIALLADGVDSLTLYLNRGSGSWPVNTGITEPLQIEELAGGFVELGSEDVVVYSAYGSQVYEFQPSYARPVLAVGGTRFVVYNRAGNELQVSSRTRSLFTRTFDEGILLCAMSNNNTLAVVTESGRYTAQLQIFDPSFNPTYSWQMTQSEGTPIALDFAPDNRRFAAGTLAARDGQLSCNVYFMDTADTEEGPVYQASQGSMLLRLDWQTDNRVVAVFDTYIAVLDPRTATETARYDFGGATLQSAAPGTRQTALLLNIRGGNSLVTFDEDLTVLAEIPARQAYGVTATDTDVYLLCPNAVECYSYDGVQNWLQDDLAAHPVAVLEADKLLVFSGSQADVLTPPDE
- the truA gene encoding tRNA pseudouridine(38-40) synthase TruA; its protein translation is MTYLLWITYKGTNYAGFQVQPNAPTVCAVLQDAMQAVLGSRPDVKGCSRTDAGVHARRFALSFCYTGRVPAEKIVPALNAHLPPDIRALAVQAVPEGFHARYAAHEKTYCYHILNARIDDPFTLDTCHRVAQPLDLAAMQAAAAQFVGTHDFLALCASGSSVAAHGDTVRTISRCTVSRCGDRFVITVTADGYLYNMVRILAGTLVEAGLHKRTPDSIPALLQSRDRRQAGPTLPAKGLFLEDVAYPDL
- a CDS encoding energy-coupling factor transporter transmembrane component T family protein gives rise to the protein MLKDITIGQYYPGRSVIHQCDPRLKLIATIAYIVVLFVAANPLGIALSLLLLAVLYRVARIPGKLILRSLKPIVPIVIFTAVLNLFFVTGQGEPLMHFWVFKIYAEGVRYAILLAVRVCALIAGTSLLTYTTSPIVLTDAIENLLRPLEKVHFPVHELAMMMTIALRFIPTLIEETEKIMNAQKARGAMLDTGKFTQRIKALVPILIPLFISAFRRADELAMAMECRCYHGGEGRTRLKQLRFTAADARCAVVLAVALAVIVSTRFFVPGLVG
- a CDS encoding energy-coupling factor transporter ATPase, with translation MSEIIRVEHLKYVYNPGMPDATTALDDVSFSVEEGDFVGIIGSTGSGKSTLISHFNGINRPTSGRVLVDGKDLWAPGADLRSFRFLVGLVMQYPEYQLFEETCAKDIAYGPRNMGLDEAEIQRRVKEAAAFVGLSDELLEKSPFELSGGQKRRVAIAGVMAMQPRVLVLDEPAAGLDPEGRDTILGQIKAYHEKTGITVLLVSHSMEDIAKYANRVLVLHKAGIAMYDTVEKVFARAQELLDLGLSVPQVTQIFLKLRKMGLDIPTDVYTIPYAVKTIQKALAARQNKGVE